In Mangifera indica cultivar Alphonso chromosome 7, CATAS_Mindica_2.1, whole genome shotgun sequence, the genomic window GAAAGccaaaaaaggggaaaaaaaccATTGTATAAATTCTTCCAATAACCATGAGATTTCCTAGAAGTTCCATGgacttcaaatatataatcaactgAGGTAATTCAGCAGTAGTAACGCTCCACAAAAACAGCTAAAGTTGCCACAAAAACAGCGGTAGTAACAAGTCATATTTGGGTTATAAAATAGATTCTATCGCTAAGTTTACATATTTGAGCTTTTTTAGATTAGACACTTCCCCTTATTGGATTGAGTGATCTGATAGATCATCCTTAAAATCTGAAGAACTTCAAGTGAATCTTGGATTTCCAACTGATCTATGATTATTGCTAGCATAACTCTAGATTGTAAGCATTAAAAACTAGTGTGGTAATTATTAGCCACATATTTTTGTACACCATTCTCATACTATAACCCAACTATGACTTGTTAAGCTTAAATTGTAAGCATTAAAAAGTTGTTCAATTGACAACTTTGCTGGAAAATGATTgccaaatatattttagatcTGGTAATcattttcaaaggatttttatttttatagtttattgCTCATATGCCCTGCCCATATTTCCTCATCAAAACAGAATGCAGGACTTTGAAAACTATAAAAAGCTTCCCGAAAACAATCTGAAAGCTTTGGAATTGTCAAAAGACAAAAGGCACTGAAAAATTAAAGGGTTAATGCTTAGTTTTGAATCAAGCGCCAATTGTCCAAATTCAACTTCAGTGTGGAACCAGTAATCGGTTAAATGAAGTAgcaaatcaaaaaaaaaaagctttactCTTCCTTTGTAACTCCATCAAATAGCATCAGCATGTTGGTAAAATCTAcctaattatacaattatactTCCTCATACCGCTCCATAAATTTCCAATTCACTTTCTTCGCCACATTCTTCCTTTTACTTTTCGATATGCAGTTTCCATGTCCCATTTAACTAGACTCGAAAcaaaaattctatttaaattggATAACCAGTGagcctaaaataaatatgtaagaTATTGCAATTCTCTCTAGTCATTTCCATAAAAATTCAGTCTTGGTAGTCATGTTCAAAGGATTTCTATGTCTACTGTTTATTGCTAATTAGCCTACTCCATGTCTTCCGCACCAAAAGAAAATGCAAGAGCCAAAACTATAAAAAGCTCAtcaagaaaaagggaaaagaaaaaacacaccTGAAAACAATCTGAAAGCGTTAGGCAAATCCCGCTTTTGAGTAACATAAAACATTGCAGATTTCTCAGACATATAAAGCCCTGGATCAACGATTATCCGCCTCAGTTTACTTGACCTATAACATCATAACACAGTCATATCACTAAAAAAACTTAGACGTGACCATTACATCATTATCAGCCAGcaaatggaagaaaacaaatCCGAAAATCTATGAATTCATGTATCTTACTCTCTCCAGCCAATGTAGCTGGTGTGGTTTACAAAGTTTAGTTCTTTAGGTAAAAACGATAATATATGAAGAAGATCTGCAAAAAcccacaaaacaaaaacaaaaacccgaTTAATCAAACCAACAATTTGTAAAACATGTAAATTTATAACAATgccaataaaaattaatacaatttttttcccAATAAATAAAATGCCACCAAAAAGCAAAGctgagaagaaaaaggaaaagaaaaataccgTCTTGTGTAACAAGCGGATAATCATCAGCATTCAAATTGATAAACCAATCCCAGTTCTTAGCTAACTTCAAGAGTATCGACGCCGCATGAAGGACTGAAGAAATCGTAGAACTTCCACTTGAGTAACTATAATCAGGTTTCCCAATCACATCCACGTTCTGTGCGGCTCTAAAAATGGGCACCGATTGCACCGTCAGAGCTAAGCGATCCCGTTCAGTTTGCGGAGCGGAGGGGTCCAAATGGAGCAGATACTGATTCTTTGGATGGTACGAAGCGAACAAGAGGCGAAGGATCCGAGCCGAGTCGCCGCATGCCCCAGAGATGAAATAGGCAACCGACGGAGGAGCAGGATCAGAAGGGATCTTGGAGGGAAAAGTAGGTCTAGTGGGGAACAGAAACGGGTCGGGTTGGGGCTGGAGGGGGCCGGGAGAGGTGGAAAAATAGAGGGAGAGAAGGAAAAGAAGGGAGAAGAAAGAGGTGGCGATGATGAGGGAGCGGGAGGATTTGGCATGCTCTAGGAGGGCGGCAGCTAACGGCGGAGCAGGGTGTTGCTGGAGCATGACTTGACTACTATTTTCAATTCTTGGATTTGGGTGTATGTAAGAAAGAGATTAAGATTACAGAATGTTAAAGCATAAATTTCTCTGAACCGGTCAAAatcaaacattatattattcaataactATTATTTCTTCAATTAAGTATAAAACTTCACGCCTGCTTCTCCGTACATATTCACAGTACACATTAGCAAATTATTCAAgattatactattattttatttcttattaaattccTCCATTTTCTGAGGAACCAAACAGAACATAACAtgtctaattaattttaaacattaattaaatgCAATTCACACGAAGGGAATAACGTAGAATTATTTACCTTCCAATTCATTCGGCTCACAAGAAAACAAGCAATTGTAGTTGAAACTGATCGAAGCACAAGATACAATTTCAATTTTCAGGGAAAAGAGCCTTAGGTCACCTCAAGAATTATTAAGGTTTGGTTAATCCTttgcttttctttcattttctcgAGAAACAAGCAAACAGAAAGATAGTTacaacaaatgaataaatacgAGAAAAGCCAAGGGGGTGGACCTGGTGAAAGGAAAGCTGGATATATACATGCTAGAAAAGGccaaaaaaattacacaaattatGTAATATCAGATAGAATTGGATCCCAAGATAACGAGCAAATGTAGTTGAAATCGATGGAAGGacaagataattataattttcatgaaaatcaacattaaatgaTACATTTCTTTTATGGAAGTGAACAATAATTTGtcaatatttctattttaacaACCTGTCAAGTGTTAACACACAAACTTCACTTAATGCTTCGAACAAATTTCACATCCTAAATCTATCTCATTCTGCTGAATCTGATTAGGAAAGAGTAGGATATAGAAGAAACCTGAGATCACTGGGGCGATAGATTTGATTTCGAAGCCTTTGAGAGGAAAATTATGCCTTCAATCAGAAAAGAGAAGACTAAAAATTCTGCCTTCCATTATAATCAACTGAGCTAATGACTGTCTCTAGTACAATGTGTCTCTTCTTCCATTATAGACATAATAGTATTTTATGTCAGGATTTCATGAATGGTATCACTGTTTAAGCCATTGCGAAGGAATATAATTATCTGATTAAATGGGCCAAATTAATTTACTGGGCCTGATTGTTAAGAAATTTAGCCCAAAACGACATGACAGATACAAGAAAAATTGCTCAAAACGGCAAAAAGTTCCGGAAGCCACTCTATCAGAGCCAGGTTTCGATCCTGGGACCTGTGGGTTATGGGCCCACCACGCTTCCGCTGCGCCACTCTGATTTTTGAAAGAATTCTCCACTCACACtgttaaattttaagatatgcGTTTTGTTTGCAACTGTTAACATGATTGTGTCATTTGTCAATTTGATTCAGGTTAGCTTAAATAAGTCAGGTTAATGTGATGCATGGTGTGCTTTTGTAAATCATCAAAATTGTATGAAGATGATTGTGACTATAAATTAATGCTCACGATGAAGTTTAAGTGGTAAATtatgtgaaattttcaaatgaaaaagattagacTTGAGATTCAATGCtattatattaagataaaaCTTTTGACTTATCTAATACATTAGTTTAACATATGATTGCGTGATCAAATAGGaggagtaattttttttaagtggatttgtttatatatctatttatataatgattctaaaaaaaatttatgtcttcgtatttaaaaattgtttgaaatctAATGATTGATCAAAACTCGTTTTTAACACTTAAAattcatctataatattaagGTAGATGAGTGGTTAATATAGATTGTCACAAACATCTCTGcttttatattagttaattaCTGTTATGTGAAATCTGGTATTGACTAATATTATTTGTCTTTGTTGACAAATCTAAGTAGGATGACTCTGTTCTCATATAACATGATCAAATTTCTTCATATGCAAGAGATTATAGTAACAGGCAGATTGCTAAGATGATAACATACTCTGACTCATATAAGCCATATTAACAGAATGAAAATGTAAACCAAACTCACATTTATCTTCACACCAACAGATGCACATGTAATCTTAAGCTCTCTTACATCTTCAGTATTTGAGATGGACAGTGAATCTCAGCAATGATTCTGCGCCATCTGTGACATGTTGACCAGGTGGTATAAGAGGCCGCACCTCAGCCAGCCCACAAGCATTCTTGAACTTTCCGGTGCCACCAGTCACTGACAAATGGGACAATGTACTTCCAGTCTTGTATACACCATAGAAGTTGAGGCTGTCGCCATACTCCCCTTCTTCAATCATGGCTGTAAATGCCATCATCTGTGTTGACCCACGTGCAGAGCTTGCCACATAAACTCCTTGTGCCTTCCCAAGTGGCTGTGTCCCCAATTCAGGGCCAGAGGTTAATGTGTCATCGATGACAGTGATTGTTCCGAAGCCTAGTCCCAAGCCATCTGGCCCCAGTTGGGTCTGAATGTTGTCATTTTGTTTCTGCTGATCCTGATTCCCTGCAAAAGTTGTCCCAGCCAGGCCGGTTCCCAATGGGATGCCGTTGACACCATTGACAGTCGGAATGGCACCATTAGCATTGGGGATGGCAACCCCATCTTTTGGTGGAAGGAATCCTATTGGCCTGGCAAAGGGTACCTGGCCATTGTAGATGTTTCCTAGCAAACCAGTGATTGGCCTCGCTGTAGGGTTACTGCCTCCAAGTATGTCATGCATATAAAATTCAATGGGTTCTTCGCCTGCCAGGGCAGGGTTAACTGCAGCACCAAATATCCTGATGTTTGCCACTGCAAGTAGCAATGCTATGAAACTAAATGGTAATACTTGCTTGAACATTCTTGCACTGTGTGTATCTGAGGCTTTAGGATCTGAAAGCAATGAAGGCTGAGGGTTTTGGATGAGGATGAAAGTGGTTAAGTAATTTGGTCCTTAAATACGAGTGGCTATGATCAGACTGTGATAGAGTTGTTAAGAAGTCTGAGAGTAGTGAAGCTGTTCAAACTATATTCATATTCTCGGTTGATTttctattattcttttaaagTAATTGTGGCATGTGTGGTGGGTTTGGTATGTTATGGGTTCCACCAATATGATCTTCTATCACTAATGAACCGATCGTATGTTCACAATTGTAAAATAGCTTAGTTGTGAATTACATATTCTAGAAAGGAGTCTCTTCACTGGAGTTGGTGAGTGGAGTTTGATGGAGTTGATAACTGTTAATAACTTAAAGTAGGTGACTATTTCCATGTATGCAATGACTGAGGGACTTCTCAGAGAAAGTTGTTagaagagataataaaataatcataataacaataaagtTCTTCCATTGCAGCAAGGGTACCATTTACTTAGCTTGATCACAGTTCAAATGCAGGTTTATGTTTTAGGAAGAATGCATGTATtattgaaagagagaaatggCTCAAAATTAGTCGCAGGATGAGGCTGCCTCATATCCATTGTGTCCAACATTTCAAATATGATTCAGTTCTTTCATAATTGCTGGTcctattttgttgtttttgttaataagaaaccttatttgaatcaaatcactTCTTTAAGACTGAACCGATCATACAAAGCAGGTAAAAATTTTACGTTTAGTGATCGATTCTATAACAACTATATTAGAAATACTaagaatttaatcttaaaatattgcAAAAAGAGATTTAAACTTTTACCCTCATACTTGAAATTTATGAGTTCTATTTTTCTGAAAGAGACCACAAGAATTAGTTAATAAACTTTCAATCACTATGCCCTACAAAGTTATTTATCTCAACAGAAGATAAATCATTTGATCCAATTACTGGCTGCTCTTATTCAGTGGCAATCTTTGCTGATTAtgaagaataattatatttagtttttggTTGATGGCAGAGTCATTGTAGCGTGCTACATAATATTTGGCTTTGCATCTTAAGATTAATTTTCTTGCTTATTTCACAGAAATCACTGAGAGTGATTCCAAAGTGAGATTTTATATTTCAGTATCAATTTCAACGAAACACTTAAAAATATTACTGTTACAGAATAAAAATGCAAGGCtaaaaaacttgaaaacatTGATTCCCTGCTACCAAATTGACAAATAACCAATGCcaggtttcattttcatttcacaCAGAGAATTCTTATTTGCTTTTCGTGTTCAATGCCATTCTCAGTAGCTTAGATGGACAGTGATCCTCAGCAATGTCTCTGCACCATCAGTAAGATGTTGCCCGGGAGCCATAAGCGCCCTCACCTTGGCGAACCCTCTTGCATTCCTGAGGTTACCATACACTCCTGAATGTTTTCCCTAATTGCCGAATCATTATTAGAAAGATTACAGCAAGAGGTGATCAATGTCTTCTGGTGCTTTTTGGTACAACTAAACCAAAATCTTGTTATTATAGAAGCTTTAAACGATGCCAGTTGACCAAGGATCTatatcaaagtaaaaaaaacaaaaaagaacaaaacactCAAACTGATAGATTGAAGGGCAGCAAACTATTTATTTTCAAGGCACTAGaactcatataataatttcCATCATAACTTCACtattgaaaatctggaaaagctgtaaaataaatttaaaaaaaaataaaaaggtcaCAGGGAATCAATAGAAGAAATTTCATTCTCAATTggaaaaattcattattttgtttgttagtATACAATCGCTTGAATCTTGAATAATACACAATGAAAAATGGACAGTAAAATATAGAGAAAGAACAGTCAAAATACAAGTGAATAACTGAGATTATCAATTAAATCATGGCTGGACTGAGTCTTCTCTCTGCTGCATAAGCTCTTGATGATCCATGACTTTGGGTTGTCTTACAACAGGGGAAATCAACTTCCATACTGCATATAATGTTTGAATTTGGGCAAGGGGAAAGAAGAGAGCGATGTTAGTTTTAGCTCATTGATCCCTAGCTAACAAATTTACTTGAGTTGTAGAATTTAACGCTGTTTTGTTTGGAAGTTTGATAAATTGAAGCATTAGCTCAATTTCGTGGTGAGGGAGCTCATAATGTTACATACAAGAATTGAGTGATAACTTGAAGTCAAAGAATGCTTTTTTCTAGCCACACAGAAATGGAAACCCACTTTGTATCCTTGAACACAAAGCCGAATTCTGGACCTGAACTTTTTTTAACGagaaaagggtatttttgttttctttttagagTGAATGCCTATGATGCACTATGTGTTAAAGCTGTTCCCTTTGGGCTAAATTGTAATCAGACAGCATTAGAAGAGAAATTTATGATCTTAAATATGATGTTGCAATGAAATCAAGCCTCAACTCATGAAGATACAGGAGACAAGATTTAGCATATATGCAATCTGAAGAGAGGAATATATACAATCCACTTACAGTATATAGTCGCTGCAAACCACTCGTTCAAGACCTTCACCCATGTACTTGCCCAGCCAACATCTATACTCCATCTGATTGTTTAATGAGAGTGTGACAATATGAAAGCATAACTATTAGTGAATCGGAAAACGAAATAAGAAGCAAATGAATGAAAACATCAGTAATTTAGCTCCTTACTTTCTTGCTGAATTTTCAAGATTCCAGCTTATGAATAGCATTGCAAAGTACATGGCTCCCAAAGAGAATATCAGGTGGAAAAATCCATACTTATATGGAATGTCATCCTCGAGGCGAACTTTATCTTTGCAAAACTGGCACCATTAAAATGTAATCATTATTGCTTATCAGTGTAAAAATTAATGGTCACTCTAGCTGCTGTTGGAATGTTTGGATTTACTTGGCTGGGTTGCTGAAATCCGAGGAAAAGAAGAGAATACAAAACTAGGCAGAAAGAGCAATCACCTGAAATGATTGTGAATCAATTCCAGTAGAAAAGGTTGCCATGACAATGGCACATATGGCAATCAGGAAGccctgaaaaagaaaacaatcagTGTACGCAGATTAATAGATAACAAAGATTGATAGAAGCTTACAAAGCCTTTCTTCCagttctctttttctttttggcagTGCATCTTTTTgcaagtgaatatttgaaagatccaagaaaaagatgatggtgaaaaacatgtcattattttgtTAAACAATCAAGAAATATCAGAATAATACAGACATAAGTAAGACCATCCAGTGAAAGAATAAAATGGACTGAATTTATCCTCACTAAGCTTTCTCTAGCCCAACTTCGCATATACAAGGGATAAGCGTACATTTTTGGGGATGAGGCATGtacaattaaaatgatttttgaagttgtgaaaaattttgcatgcttgtatatcaatttttttatacatactTTCTATAATCTGAACACAGAAAGtaataaaatgtcattaatTTCTCCTGCAATACAGAGAGGTATTTACTATGTGAACAAAACATCAATGTTCCAGTGGTTCATATACAGGAATGGAGATGAAAATGTCTAGCATTTTTCTGTTATGATTATCATTTTTTGTGCTAAGTGATGATTGTATCATCTTTAGTTAAATCTCATCGACAAAACACGAGAGTAGACACATTCAAGGAGTAGACCTAGCCCACGGTATGACCTAGAACCCCTTTTTTTGGCAAGGTCCGTGAGGACATGACCTGCAACTATAGTGGGCCATGCGGGCCGTGTTGGGACCTTAAGACAAACCCacgaaaaattattaaaaatattataatttagtgGGTTGGCCTACAAAAGCATGTGAGTTAACCTATTAAAGGCCGACATGGCATGAACCAAGAGGTCCTGGGCTGTGTTGCAGGCCCTCTTCATTTGGTGGGCCAGTCTTGACCAATAACACCCATATTGTGGTGGGACCTTGGCACAACACGACCCATCAGCGGCCCCGCTAGTCTCGTCATCATGCTTACACAAAAGTAGGGTTGAGTATGTATAAATCATCTCTCATTGTTTGGGGATATCAAAATAAGAATAGTTAAATAACTTGTGAACTTTTATGCTCTTAAGATttgttttgggttgtaaagctCAAAAGAACAATATTTATCAAAGTATTGTATAAGAGACCACTGCAAGGGAACATTTATCAGCTCAAGATCGAGAAATGCTAGATTAACCTTTTGCTAATTACGTGAGAAATCCAATCTAGGGcaaattgaaggaaaaaatggaaaatttgtAACTCTTACCAGCATTGTGGTCCAATCTCCATTCCCATTCACTTGCTTTTGTACATTACATTTCTCATTAGCTGGTTCACTGGACAGCACAAGGTAAATCCAGAAATTAATTGTAGTAGTTGAAGCTGAATGTACTGTTAATATTCATAACAATGTATGGAGAAAGAATGTAGAAAGTTGATGacattttaatccaaaaaaagaacaaaataattttttggacAAAGAATGCAGAAAACGTGCACAAAGGATTGATTCCCACAGGCCAAATACACATCtaaaaaactatcatttatgCTTTCTTAAAAGTAAAGTAAAAGATTCAATGAGCTTGCAAGATGAGCTGA contains:
- the LOC123221528 gene encoding dirigent protein 16-like, with translation MFKQVLPFSFIALLLAVANIRIFGAAVNPALAGEEPIEFYMHDILGGSNPTARPITGLLGNIYNGQVPFARPIGFLPPKDGVAIPNANGAIPTVNGVNGIPLGTGLAGTTFAGNQDQQKQNDNIQTQLGPDGLGLGFGTITVIDDTLTSGPELGTQPLGKAQGVYVASSARGSTQMMAFTAMIEEGEYGDSLNFYGVYKTGSTLSHLSVTGGTGKFKNACGLAEVRPLIPPGQHVTDGAESLLRFTVHLKY
- the LOC123221128 gene encoding beta-glucuronosyltransferase GlcAT14A; translation: MLQQHPAPPLAAALLEHAKSSRSLIIATSFFSLLFLLSLYFSTSPGPLQPQPDPFLFPTRPTFPSKIPSDPAPPSVAYFISGACGDSARILRLLFASYHPKNQYLLHLDPSAPQTERDRLALTVQSVPIFRAAQNVDVIGKPDYSYSSGSSTISSVLHAASILLKLAKNWDWFINLNADDYPLVTQDDLLHILSFLPKELNFVNHTSYIGWRESSKLRRIIVDPGLYMSEKSAMFYVTQKRDLPNAFRLFSGSSFFILSRNFIEFCILGTDNFPRTLLMYLSNTPRSLSNYFPTILCNSHQFNRTIVNHSFLHVAFDNSSEKKSRPLNSTEFDSMIQSGAAFASHFQNDDPVLDRIDAEILNRNPGQIVPGGWCLGESGNNTCLVWGDADVLRPGPGSRRLEKRLVNLLADGHFWSRSCMLD